The following coding sequences are from one Thiohalorhabdus sp. Cl-TMA window:
- a CDS encoding sulfite exporter TauE/SafE family protein, translating into MNLYLPVAEMSVNIFVLLGLGGIVGVLSGLFGVGGGFLLTPLLMMLGIPAPVAAATDANQIVAASISGTIAHMRRMNVDFKMGAYMVVGGLVGSKLGVGAVEWLKALGQIDFVITVLFVVMLGTIGSFMFVEGLRAWRGGPVKEGSAKPVKEPRIRLPLRTEFPTSGLETSVLVPLGVGGFVGVLAAIMGVGGGFIMVPAMIYLIGMPTQVVVGTSLFQILFTTANTTFWQSVQNQTVDIVLALLLLIGSVVGAQVGTRMGSKLQGEQLRILLALIVLATAFKLLLDLVMAPSDMFVVGGGGGH; encoded by the coding sequence ATGAATCTCTACCTGCCCGTAGCGGAGATGAGCGTCAACATCTTCGTCCTGCTGGGCCTTGGCGGGATTGTCGGAGTGCTGTCGGGCCTGTTCGGCGTCGGCGGCGGATTCCTGCTGACTCCACTGCTGATGATGCTGGGCATACCCGCGCCGGTGGCTGCGGCCACCGATGCGAACCAGATCGTGGCCGCCTCCATCTCCGGCACCATCGCCCACATGCGCAGGATGAACGTGGATTTCAAGATGGGCGCCTACATGGTGGTGGGCGGGCTTGTCGGCAGCAAGCTCGGCGTGGGGGCCGTGGAATGGCTCAAGGCCTTGGGTCAGATCGATTTCGTGATCACGGTGCTGTTCGTGGTCATGCTCGGAACCATCGGCAGCTTCATGTTCGTGGAAGGCCTGCGCGCCTGGCGCGGGGGGCCGGTCAAGGAAGGATCGGCGAAGCCGGTCAAGGAGCCGCGCATCCGCCTGCCCCTCCGCACCGAGTTCCCCACCTCCGGGCTGGAAACTTCCGTGCTCGTGCCGCTTGGGGTGGGCGGCTTCGTCGGTGTGCTCGCCGCCATCATGGGCGTGGGGGGCGGGTTCATCATGGTACCGGCCATGATTTACCTGATCGGCATGCCCACCCAGGTGGTAGTGGGCACCTCGCTGTTCCAGATCCTGTTCACGACCGCCAACACCACCTTCTGGCAGTCGGTGCAGAACCAGACCGTGGATATCGTCCTGGCGCTCCTGCTCCTCATAGGCTCGGTGGTGGGCGCCCAGGTGGGAACCCGGATGGGCAGCAAGCTGCAGGGCGAACAGCTGCGCATCCTTCTGGCCCTGATCGTGCTGGCGACCGCCTTCAAGCTGTTGCTGGATCTGGTCATGGCCCCCAGTGACATGTTCGTGGTCGGCGGCGGAGGAGGGCACTAA
- the purM gene encoding phosphoribosylformylglycinamidine cyclo-ligase, with protein MAEDRGKPLTYRDAGVDIAAGDAFVDRIKPLVKRTSRPEVLGGLGGFGGLFRLASESYRDPVLVAGTDGVGTKLRLAIELDRHDGVGVDLVAMCVNDLIVCGAEPLFFLDYLATGKLDPERAAAVVEGIVRGCEAAGAALLGGETAEMPGMYAAADYDLAGFAVGVVERDALIDGSRAAAGDVLVGLPSSGVHSNGFSLVRRLLEQTGAALDMPFEGTTLGEALLAPTRIYVNAVRALQDAVDVRALAHITGGGLPGNLPRSLPEGLGARIRRGAWPRPPILDWIRERGEIAEEEMLSTFNAGLGMVVVIPAHQADAALEALDAAGETGYLVGQVTADAEEQVRLND; from the coding sequence GTGGCCGAAGACCGAGGCAAACCCCTTACCTACAGAGATGCGGGCGTGGACATCGCCGCCGGCGATGCCTTCGTGGACCGCATCAAGCCTCTGGTCAAGCGCACATCCCGGCCCGAGGTACTGGGCGGCCTGGGCGGATTCGGCGGCCTGTTCCGGCTCGCCTCCGAAAGCTATCGGGACCCCGTCCTGGTGGCGGGCACCGACGGGGTGGGCACCAAGCTGCGCCTGGCCATCGAGCTGGACCGCCACGACGGCGTGGGGGTGGATCTGGTGGCCATGTGCGTCAACGACCTGATCGTATGCGGCGCCGAGCCCCTGTTCTTCCTCGATTACCTGGCCACGGGCAAGCTGGATCCGGAACGGGCCGCTGCGGTTGTGGAGGGCATCGTCCGCGGCTGCGAGGCGGCCGGGGCCGCGCTGCTCGGCGGCGAAACCGCCGAGATGCCCGGCATGTACGCGGCGGCCGATTACGATCTTGCCGGATTCGCAGTGGGCGTGGTAGAGCGCGACGCCCTCATCGACGGCAGCCGCGCCGCCGCGGGCGATGTGCTCGTCGGCCTGCCGTCCTCCGGGGTGCACAGCAACGGCTTCTCCCTGGTGCGCCGCCTCCTCGAGCAGACGGGGGCCGCCCTGGATATGCCCTTCGAGGGCACCACCCTGGGCGAGGCGCTGCTCGCCCCCACCCGCATCTACGTGAACGCCGTGCGCGCGCTCCAGGACGCGGTGGACGTGCGCGCCCTGGCGCACATCACGGGGGGCGGGCTGCCGGGCAACCTGCCCCGCAGCCTGCCCGAAGGGCTGGGCGCCCGAATCCGGCGTGGCGCCTGGCCACGTCCCCCGATCCTGGACTGGATCCGGGAGCGGGGCGAAATCGCGGAGGAGGAGATGCTCTCCACCTTCAATGCCGGCCTGGGCATGGTGGTCGTGATTCCCGCCCACCAGGCCGACGCCGCCCTGGAGGCGCTGGACGCCGCCGGGGAGACCGGGTACCTCGTCGGCCAGGTGACCGCCGACGCCGAGGAGCAGGTGCGCCTGAATGACTGA
- a CDS encoding DUF4426 domain-containing protein, translated as MRHVRLFLTLCLFLAALPGSAHAQKLFGDYIIHHGTMLTSNLTPEVARQYDIVRSDHRGLVTVAVRQTADKGNKAVRAKVWAVAVNLSAQRRTLEMREIDEGEAIYYISAFRIDPPETVRLEIHVQPEGTDKEHVFEISRLFPAE; from the coding sequence ATGCGCCATGTGCGACTGTTCCTGACCCTCTGCCTGTTCCTGGCCGCCCTCCCGGGCTCCGCCCACGCCCAGAAGCTGTTCGGCGACTACATCATCCACCACGGCACCATGCTCACCTCCAACCTAACGCCGGAGGTGGCACGCCAGTACGACATTGTCCGCAGCGACCATCGCGGGCTGGTTACGGTGGCGGTCCGTCAGACGGCGGACAAGGGGAATAAAGCGGTGCGCGCCAAGGTCTGGGCGGTGGCGGTGAACCTTTCCGCCCAGCGCCGGACCCTGGAGATGCGCGAGATCGACGAAGGGGAGGCCATCTACTACATCTCCGCCTTCCGCATCGATCCGCCGGAAACGGTCCGGCTGGAGATCCATGTCCAGCCCGAGGGCACGGACAAGGAGCACGTCTTCGAGATCTCCCGGCTGTTCCCCGCCGAATAA
- a CDS encoding LysR family transcriptional regulator translates to MEWQRRVPPIRGLMALRAVSEAGTFTGAARYLGWNQPNVSKHLQALETALDAKLLHREHSGNKLTEAGERVLEHATAITDSYAALVRELERMRAAETGRLRIAASLTIGDHWLPQVLMQFGEMHPHIAVESRVLYGREGLRQAAQGLADVALVEGDPGESGLTAQKVGEDMLMVACGQDHPWAAKGSLTLEEFTQGRYILRERGSGTRDTLDHYLEEANLPPMQPELEVGSNHAILQMLKNGEHLTVLSSLTLQDAQHSGFLVLLPVRGLNLKRAFWAVRAPQARSLPAADTFIDFLRNNPPNQELTPATGPTETAQPT, encoded by the coding sequence ATGGAATGGCAACGCCGGGTCCCGCCAATCCGGGGCCTCATGGCCCTCCGCGCCGTGTCCGAGGCGGGCACCTTCACGGGTGCCGCTCGCTACCTCGGCTGGAACCAGCCCAATGTCAGCAAGCACCTCCAGGCCCTCGAGACGGCGCTGGACGCCAAGCTCCTCCACCGGGAGCACAGCGGGAACAAGCTCACGGAGGCGGGAGAGCGGGTCCTGGAGCACGCCACCGCCATTACCGACAGCTACGCCGCCCTTGTGCGGGAACTGGAGCGCATGCGCGCCGCCGAGACCGGTCGGCTGCGGATCGCCGCCAGTCTTACCATCGGCGACCACTGGCTGCCGCAGGTACTCATGCAGTTCGGGGAGATGCACCCCCATATCGCCGTGGAGTCGCGGGTGCTATACGGCCGGGAGGGGCTGCGACAGGCCGCGCAGGGCCTGGCCGATGTGGCCCTGGTGGAGGGAGACCCCGGGGAAAGCGGCCTGACCGCCCAGAAGGTGGGAGAGGACATGCTGATGGTGGCCTGCGGCCAGGACCATCCCTGGGCCGCGAAGGGCAGCCTCACCCTGGAAGAGTTCACCCAGGGCCGCTACATCCTCCGCGAGCGGGGCTCGGGGACCCGGGACACGCTGGACCATTACCTGGAGGAGGCGAACCTGCCTCCCATGCAGCCGGAGCTGGAGGTGGGATCCAACCATGCCATCCTCCAGATGCTGAAAAACGGCGAGCATCTGACCGTGCTTTCTTCCCTAACCCTGCAGGACGCGCAGCATAGCGGCTTCCTGGTGCTGCTTCCGGTGCGCGGCCTCAACCTCAAGCGCGCCTTTTGGGCGGTACGCGCCCCGCAGGCGCGCAGCCTGCCTGCGGCGGACACCTTCATCGACTTCCTGCGCAACAATCCGCCCAATCAGGAGCTCACCCCCGCCACGGGCCCCACCGAGACCGCGCAGCCCACCTGA
- a CDS encoding DUF2066 domain-containing protein: MHSYPLRTLCALLALAMAGLAAPVPAAQVEGLYRAEVGSADLVLLDAYDGEELAPAFDSRQARREALMRAALARVLIRLSGTSQVAADPLVQAELLASAEGFVNRYQFVGSGSSQPRLRVQFNGQAVREALWKTGWPVWGRYRPGVVVWVAQRGAGGLNLASPDVAPELFKALRETAERYGLPLLVPLMDSMDRRRLSGRDLLFEDWNRIRSASERYDPDAVLLLRLGSPDSGSSNAEWVLRRNGEVRTFTTGGEGPEAAFRDGLKRILARLACDYAVFPGQPVTMQAAVDGIRDLQEYARVERGLARLAAIDSVTPVRVDGEQARFRFHFQGPVEGADHILGLLDLLEPRQRPDTEETEDRAPLHFTYRP, encoded by the coding sequence ATGCACTCCTATCCCCTCAGAACCCTATGCGCGCTCCTCGCCCTGGCGATGGCGGGCCTCGCCGCCCCGGTCCCGGCGGCCCAGGTAGAAGGCCTGTATCGCGCCGAGGTGGGCAGCGCGGACCTGGTCCTGCTCGACGCGTACGACGGCGAGGAGCTCGCTCCCGCCTTCGACTCCCGCCAGGCGCGCCGGGAGGCGTTGATGCGGGCCGCCCTGGCGCGGGTGCTGATCCGGCTCAGCGGGACCTCGCAGGTGGCGGCCGATCCCCTGGTGCAGGCCGAGCTGCTGGCCTCCGCCGAGGGGTTCGTGAACCGCTACCAATTCGTGGGCAGCGGATCTTCCCAGCCGAGGCTACGGGTGCAGTTCAACGGACAGGCGGTACGCGAGGCCCTGTGGAAAACGGGCTGGCCGGTATGGGGCCGGTACCGGCCCGGCGTGGTGGTCTGGGTGGCCCAGCGCGGGGCCGGCGGCCTGAACCTGGCCTCCCCGGACGTTGCGCCGGAGCTCTTCAAGGCCCTGCGTGAGACGGCGGAGCGGTACGGCCTTCCCCTGCTCGTGCCGCTCATGGACAGCATGGACCGGCGCCGCCTCTCCGGACGGGATCTGCTGTTCGAGGACTGGAACCGCATCCGCTCGGCCTCGGAACGCTACGATCCGGACGCGGTGCTGCTGCTACGTCTGGGAAGCCCGGACAGCGGGTCATCCAATGCGGAGTGGGTGCTGCGTCGCAACGGGGAAGTCCGCACCTTCACCACCGGCGGGGAAGGCCCAGAGGCCGCGTTCCGGGATGGTTTGAAGCGCATCCTGGCCCGCTTGGCATGCGATTACGCGGTGTTCCCGGGGCAGCCGGTAACCATGCAGGCGGCGGTGGACGGCATCCGTGACCTGCAGGAATACGCCCGCGTGGAGCGCGGCCTTGCCCGCCTTGCTGCCATCGATTCGGTAACCCCGGTGCGGGTGGATGGGGAGCAGGCCCGCTTCCGGTTCCATTTCCAGGGACCGGTGGAGGGCGCGGATCACATCCTCGGGCTGCTCGACCTCCTGGAGCCCCGGCAGCGGCCCGATACGGAGGAGACCGAGGACCGGGCCCCGCTGCACTTCACCTATCGCCCATGA
- a CDS encoding HNH endonuclease, protein MDDDSLFFIPASEEHVAREKAKARELRRSQWWKRRRGKGVCHYCSESFPPRELTMDHVVPIIRGGETTKGNVVPCCPDCNAEKKYQLPLEWQGLLDGDD, encoded by the coding sequence ATGGACGACGATTCCCTCTTCTTCATACCCGCTTCCGAGGAGCATGTGGCCCGGGAGAAGGCAAAAGCCCGCGAGCTGCGGCGGAGCCAGTGGTGGAAACGGCGCCGCGGCAAGGGGGTCTGCCACTATTGCAGCGAATCCTTCCCGCCCCGGGAGCTGACCATGGACCATGTAGTCCCCATCATCCGCGGCGGGGAAACCACCAAAGGCAATGTGGTGCCCTGCTGTCCCGACTGCAATGCCGAGAAGAAATACCAGCTGCCGCTAGAGTGGCAGGGTCTGCTCGACGGCGACGACTAG
- the purN gene encoding phosphoribosylglycinamide formyltransferase — MTEGCKCVVLVSGSGSNLQSLLDRYREGRLGAEVAAVVSNRPDAYALERAREAGVPARVVDHTGFPDRESFDIALREAVAEFRADVVVLAGFMRILTPEFLTPFSGRMINVHPSLLPAFRGLHTHRKALEAGCQVHGATVHLVTEDLDAGPIIAQGAVRIRGDDTPESLAQRVHTVEHRLLPQAVRWFAEGRLEVSGNRVQVRGHADTPGELLAPDVEPDPSL, encoded by the coding sequence ATGACTGAGGGCTGCAAGTGCGTGGTCCTCGTCTCCGGCAGCGGCAGTAACCTGCAGTCCCTGCTGGATCGGTATCGCGAGGGCCGCCTGGGGGCGGAGGTGGCCGCTGTGGTGAGCAACCGACCGGACGCCTATGCGCTGGAGCGGGCTCGGGAAGCGGGCGTGCCCGCGCGAGTGGTGGACCATACCGGCTTCCCGGACCGGGAGTCCTTCGATATCGCCCTGCGGGAGGCGGTGGCCGAGTTTAGGGCGGACGTGGTGGTCCTCGCCGGGTTCATGCGCATCCTGACGCCGGAATTCCTCACCCCCTTCAGCGGGCGCATGATCAATGTCCATCCCTCCCTGCTCCCCGCTTTCCGCGGCCTCCATACCCACCGCAAGGCTTTGGAGGCGGGATGCCAGGTGCACGGGGCCACCGTGCACCTGGTCACGGAGGACCTGGACGCCGGACCGATCATCGCCCAGGGTGCCGTGCGGATACGCGGCGACGACACGCCGGAAAGCCTGGCCCAGCGGGTCCATACCGTGGAGCACCGGCTGCTGCCGCAGGCCGTGCGCTGGTTCGCGGAAGGCCGGCTGGAAGTATCGGGGAACCGGGTCCAGGTACGCGGACACGCGGACACGCCCGGGGAGCTTCTGGCGCCCGACGTGGAACCGGACCCCAGTCTGTAA
- a CDS encoding DUF3149 domain-containing protein — protein MLDLLLGSPVGILSLITVFGAIAIVVGWVFIWAYWMRKEK, from the coding sequence ATGCTCGACCTCCTGTTAGGCAGCCCCGTCGGCATCCTGTCCCTGATCACCGTATTCGGGGCCATCGCCATCGTCGTTGGCTGGGTCTTCATCTGGGCCTACTGGATGCGCAAAGAGAAGTAG
- the hda gene encoding DnaA regulatory inactivator Hda — translation MAGQLPLVLDRPDRHRLELFEPGEAGREAWSRVQAVVRGEERFVFIWGERGSGKTHLLEGAARAAGGSYLDLASMHGEVSAAGLDPERVLDPGLAPGLVALDGVEAVAGDDAWEAAVFHLYNQVNEEDGRLLAAANANPNSLGLLREELRTRLHWGGSYLLGRLADGERLEALRRHAEARGLTLKDEVGRFLLRHYSRNLHQLVAALEQLDAAALAERRRLTVPFVKARLGL, via the coding sequence ATGGCCGGCCAGCTCCCCCTGGTACTCGATCGGCCCGACCGGCATCGCCTGGAGCTCTTCGAGCCCGGCGAGGCGGGTCGCGAGGCCTGGTCCCGCGTGCAGGCAGTGGTCCGGGGGGAGGAGCGGTTCGTGTTCATCTGGGGAGAGCGGGGAAGCGGCAAGACGCACCTGCTGGAGGGTGCCGCCCGCGCGGCCGGGGGCAGCTACCTCGATCTGGCCTCCATGCACGGGGAGGTGTCGGCGGCCGGCCTGGATCCCGAGCGGGTGCTCGATCCGGGCCTGGCGCCGGGACTGGTGGCCTTGGACGGCGTGGAGGCCGTGGCGGGAGACGACGCCTGGGAAGCGGCGGTCTTTCACCTCTACAACCAGGTCAACGAGGAGGACGGCCGGCTGCTGGCCGCGGCCAACGCCAATCCCAACTCCCTGGGGCTGCTGCGCGAAGAGCTGCGGACCCGGCTCCACTGGGGGGGGAGCTACCTCCTCGGGCGCCTGGCGGACGGTGAGCGCCTCGAGGCCTTGCGGCGGCATGCGGAAGCCCGGGGCCTGACCCTGAAGGACGAGGTGGGCCGGTTCCTGCTCCGCCATTACAGCCGGAATCTGCATCAGCTGGTGGCGGCCCTGGAACAGCTGGACGCCGCCGCCCTGGCCGAACGGCGCCGGCTCACGGTGCCGTTCGTCAAGGCTCGCCTGGGGCTGTAG
- the metW gene encoding methionine biosynthesis protein MetW → MRNAGMRFRVDFDVIENWVAPQARILDLGCGDGTLLARLRDTKHISGYGVEININNIIACIEKGVPVIQTDLDTGLEDFEADSVDFVVLSQTLQAIRYPHFLLREMLRVGREAIVSFPNIGHWLARFQLCAGGRMPRTPSLPYNWYNSPNIHLHTLRDFESLCVKEDIEILERRVLDRRGHSGLLAREFPNLYGATAMYRIQRGPGMSL, encoded by the coding sequence ATGAGGAACGCGGGCATGCGCTTCCGGGTGGACTTCGACGTCATCGAGAACTGGGTAGCGCCCCAGGCGCGCATCCTGGACCTCGGCTGCGGCGACGGCACCCTCCTGGCCCGGCTGCGCGACACCAAGCACATCTCGGGCTACGGGGTCGAGATCAACATCAACAACATCATCGCCTGCATCGAGAAGGGCGTTCCGGTGATCCAGACGGACCTGGACACGGGCCTGGAGGACTTCGAGGCCGACTCCGTGGACTTCGTGGTCCTGTCGCAGACCCTGCAGGCGATCCGCTACCCCCACTTCCTGCTTCGGGAGATGCTGCGGGTGGGGCGCGAGGCCATCGTCTCCTTCCCCAACATCGGCCACTGGCTGGCCCGCTTCCAGTTGTGCGCGGGCGGGCGCATGCCGCGCACCCCGAGCCTCCCCTACAACTGGTACAACAGCCCCAACATCCACCTCCACACGCTGCGGGACTTCGAGTCCCTGTGCGTGAAGGAGGACATCGAGATCCTGGAGCGGCGCGTCCTCGACCGACGCGGTCACTCCGGACTGCTGGCCCGGGAGTTCCCCAACCTCTACGGGGCCACCGCCATGTACCGCATCCAGCGCGGTCCGGGTATGAGCCTGTAA
- a CDS encoding CDP-alcohol phosphatidyltransferase family protein gives MNVANALTLLRLAAVPFLVLLLHEGRYREALVLFVLAGISDAVDGFVAKRFGQETQLGKVLDPIADKALVVTVYVALAWVALIPFWLVVAVVSRDLIIVGGALAYHYLTGALEMVPTFLSKLNTALQLALVTLVLVEAALPMGVHVWVDWLAVLVLVTTVASGLQYVVVWLRKAWAYEAGR, from the coding sequence ATGAATGTCGCCAATGCCCTGACCCTGCTGCGGCTGGCGGCGGTGCCCTTCCTGGTGCTGCTGCTCCACGAGGGCCGCTACCGGGAGGCCCTGGTCCTGTTCGTGCTGGCCGGCATCAGCGATGCCGTCGACGGCTTCGTGGCCAAACGCTTCGGCCAGGAGACCCAGCTGGGCAAGGTGCTGGATCCCATCGCCGACAAGGCGCTGGTGGTCACCGTGTACGTGGCGCTCGCCTGGGTGGCGCTGATCCCCTTCTGGCTGGTGGTGGCCGTGGTTTCCCGGGACCTGATCATCGTCGGCGGCGCCCTGGCCTACCATTACCTGACCGGGGCCCTGGAAATGGTCCCCACCTTCCTCTCCAAGCTCAATACGGCCCTGCAGCTTGCCCTGGTGACCCTGGTGCTGGTGGAGGCTGCCCTGCCGATGGGTGTCCATGTCTGGGTGGACTGGCTCGCCGTGCTTGTGCTGGTAACCACCGTGGCCTCAGGACTGCAGTACGTGGTGGTCTGGCTCCGCAAGGCCTGGGCCTACGAGGCGGGAAGGTAA
- the metX gene encoding homoserine O-succinyltransferase MetX yields MPETIPEDSVGLVEGAVEYFEEPLELESGERLERYELAYETYGTLNAARSNAVLVCHALSGDQHAAGYQSMEDRKPGWWDNMIGPGKPVDTRRFYVVCVNVLGSCKGSTGPASPNPATGEPYALDFPIVTVKDWVASQRRLMERLGIEKWVAVMGGSLGGMQALQWTIDFPECLDACLAIAATPKLSAQNIAFNEVARQAIMTDPEFHGGRYYDRDNPRRGLALARMIGHITYLSEDAMRDKFGRDLRKGQPLSYGFDVDFEVESYLRYQGRRFVDRFDANSYLYLTKVLDYFDPAGAHEGDLARAFADSDNRFLVIAFSSDWRFSAERSREITHALYANNLDVTFAEIEAPQGHDAFLLKIAPYHDMVRAYMDRLAGEAGL; encoded by the coding sequence ATGCCGGAAACCATCCCGGAAGATTCCGTCGGTCTCGTCGAGGGGGCCGTCGAGTATTTCGAAGAGCCGCTGGAGCTGGAGAGCGGCGAGCGCCTGGAGCGCTACGAGCTGGCCTACGAGACCTACGGCACGCTCAACGCCGCCCGGTCCAACGCCGTGCTCGTCTGTCACGCCCTGTCAGGGGACCAGCACGCCGCCGGCTACCAGTCCATGGAGGACCGCAAGCCGGGCTGGTGGGACAACATGATCGGCCCCGGCAAGCCGGTGGATACCCGGCGCTTCTACGTGGTCTGCGTAAACGTCCTGGGAAGCTGCAAGGGCTCCACCGGTCCGGCGAGCCCCAATCCCGCCACCGGCGAGCCCTACGCCCTGGATTTCCCCATCGTTACCGTCAAGGACTGGGTCGCCTCCCAGCGCCGACTGATGGAACGGTTGGGCATCGAGAAATGGGTGGCGGTCATGGGCGGCTCCCTGGGCGGCATGCAGGCCCTGCAGTGGACCATCGACTTCCCTGAATGCCTGGATGCCTGCCTCGCCATCGCCGCCACCCCCAAGCTCTCCGCGCAGAACATCGCCTTCAACGAGGTGGCCCGGCAGGCCATCATGACGGACCCCGAATTCCACGGCGGCCGCTACTACGACCGCGACAATCCGCGGCGGGGCCTGGCGCTGGCGCGCATGATCGGCCACATCACCTACCTCTCCGAGGACGCCATGCGCGACAAGTTCGGTCGCGACCTGCGCAAGGGCCAGCCCCTGTCCTACGGCTTCGACGTCGACTTCGAGGTGGAGAGCTACCTGCGCTATCAGGGGCGGCGCTTCGTGGACCGCTTCGACGCCAACAGCTACCTCTACTTGACCAAGGTCCTCGACTACTTCGACCCGGCGGGCGCCCACGAGGGCGACCTGGCCCGAGCTTTCGCCGACTCGGACAACCGCTTCCTGGTGATCGCCTTCTCCAGCGACTGGCGGTTCTCCGCCGAGCGCTCCCGGGAGATCACGCATGCCCTGTACGCCAATAACCTCGACGTGACCTTCGCGGAGATCGAGGCTCCCCAGGGCCATGACGCCTTCCTCCTGAAGATCGCCCCGTACCACGACATGGTCCGGGCCTACATGGACCGGCTGGCGGGGGAGGCCGGGCTATGA
- the argA gene encoding amino-acid N-acetyltransferase yields the protein MADRSTPRFVRSFRDAAPYVHAFRGRTFVVVFGGEMVAEGQFTALAHDLALLNSLGVRLVLVHGARPQIEERIAAHGGELRYEQGWRVTDAAALGAVKEGVGRLRLEIEAALSMGLAHTPMAGAALRVVSGNFLRARPVGVRGGVDFEYTGEVRSVDVEGIGRCLDADEMVLLSPVGASPTGELFNLRAEEVASSAAAALGADKLLFLVDTPGLEDIDGRLQGHLAPEEVSRVLEARADLPEEIALHLQTALHACTAGVRRVHLVSRHRDGAVLQELFTRDGVGTLITGERYEDTRPAHEDDIGGILELIEPLEAEGVLVRRGRERLETEIGDFLVMERDGAVVATAALHPFPEQGVAELACLAVHPDYRGGGRGEVLLGQVEERARGQGLHGLFVLTTRAAHWFLERGFAETGLDALPVERRALYNLDRRSKVFWKAIA from the coding sequence ATGGCAGACCGTTCCACGCCCCGCTTTGTGCGCTCTTTCCGCGATGCGGCGCCGTATGTGCATGCCTTCCGTGGCCGAACCTTCGTGGTGGTGTTCGGCGGCGAGATGGTGGCCGAGGGCCAATTCACGGCGCTGGCCCACGATCTCGCGCTGCTGAACAGCCTCGGCGTCCGGCTGGTGCTGGTGCACGGCGCCCGTCCGCAGATCGAGGAGCGGATCGCGGCCCATGGCGGTGAGCTGCGGTACGAGCAGGGATGGCGGGTCACCGATGCCGCGGCCCTCGGGGCGGTGAAGGAAGGTGTGGGGCGGCTGCGTCTGGAGATCGAGGCGGCGCTGTCCATGGGGCTGGCCCATACGCCCATGGCGGGGGCGGCACTGCGGGTGGTTTCCGGCAATTTCCTGCGGGCGCGTCCCGTGGGTGTGCGCGGCGGCGTGGACTTCGAGTACACGGGCGAGGTGCGCAGCGTGGACGTGGAGGGAATCGGGCGCTGCCTGGACGCCGACGAGATGGTGCTTCTGTCCCCGGTGGGCGCCTCGCCCACGGGGGAGCTGTTCAACCTGCGCGCGGAGGAGGTGGCCTCCTCCGCGGCGGCGGCCCTGGGCGCCGATAAGCTGCTGTTCCTGGTGGATACGCCCGGCCTGGAGGATATCGATGGCCGGCTGCAGGGCCATCTCGCCCCGGAAGAGGTTTCCCGGGTCCTGGAGGCGCGCGCAGACCTTCCGGAGGAGATCGCCCTCCACCTGCAGACCGCCCTTCACGCCTGCACCGCCGGGGTGCGGCGCGTGCACCTCGTGAGCCGCCACCGGGACGGCGCCGTGCTGCAGGAGCTGTTCACGCGGGACGGGGTGGGGACGCTGATCACCGGCGAGCGTTACGAGGATACCCGGCCGGCCCACGAGGACGACATCGGCGGCATCCTGGAGCTTATCGAACCGCTGGAGGCGGAGGGCGTTCTGGTACGCCGGGGACGCGAGCGTCTGGAAACGGAGATCGGGGACTTCCTGGTCATGGAGCGGGACGGCGCGGTGGTGGCCACCGCCGCCCTGCACCCCTTTCCGGAACAGGGTGTGGCCGAGCTGGCCTGTCTCGCCGTGCACCCGGATTACCGGGGTGGCGGCCGGGGCGAGGTGCTGCTCGGGCAGGTGGAGGAGCGGGCCCGGGGCCAGGGTCTGCACGGGCTGTTCGTCCTCACCACCCGGGCCGCCCACTGGTTTCTGGAGCGAGGCTTCGCGGAAACGGGTCTGGACGCCCTGCCGGTGGAGCGCCGCGCCCTGTACAATCTGGACCGCCGCTCCAAGGTATTCTGGAAGGCCATCGCCTGA